The following are encoded in a window of Campylobacter sp. RM16189 genomic DNA:
- a CDS encoding response regulator, with translation MDILLKNSYDINVMFLKHKQEQISTSKLTNNELIKVSNETLSKDEYISRQNDLLKSATDILMQNSQAYLYKGGLDMVGDMGVGYGGQSSYYNNMPAWAKVLNSNRITREEYNKLGMSHESYGYGFSIGLSESSTRLEQFTDSGYFKGNKSDNILEYKQNLNQYAKEKTIKTQYGDVEVFLDLYGDNDKLGIGNFSSNALLFNFDSNADGILNSSDKLFSKLKVRGYDKDGNEKIANLSDVTKGIDLAQFIKKEINTDITRSWVDDINASLRKLGRNEVDTSKIDNRMFYYQDNPYTVFAPESRYKKAEADSIKNFFDAYANKDGWVDLRNNNIFNKDSGFNNFAYEKVGFDGKLKLSEFNPIIESDTPKDKDFSYTGYQRSSFMKFYNDYNKELDAHTKDIEWLSKNLKDYNVENSDELISKLKDSKSSYMLAMENEFKKATGLEFSISNLEKVKRAFESDSNKAALSLNDSDSVIAMRMNSNGTITLKFDSGREIDVRDLYTDTGRLNTSGDKRASINLEAKNMSKEELNSLDFETIAIKQDDKFVSLKELGATAISKIMKNNELRFLIHLADNNIISSNELYNISYLNHTLNSNDKQIQEKDRFYKRVDVRV, from the coding sequence ATATTCTACTAAAAAACAGCTATGACATTAATGTTATGTTTTTGAAACACAAACAAGAACAAATTTCAACTTCTAAACTTACTAATAATGAACTTATAAAAGTAAGTAACGAAACACTAAGCAAAGATGAATATATAAGCAGACAAAACGATCTTTTAAAATCTGCTACCGATATACTAATGCAAAACTCTCAAGCCTATTTATATAAAGGCGGCTTGGATATGGTAGGCGACATGGGCGTAGGATATGGCGGTCAAAGCAGTTATTATAACAATATGCCCGCATGGGCGAAAGTTTTGAATTCAAATAGAATCACTAGAGAAGAATATAATAAGCTCGGTATGAGCCATGAGAGTTACGGATACGGCTTTTCTATCGGTTTATCAGAGTCATCAACTCGTTTAGAGCAATTTACCGATAGTGGATATTTTAAAGGAAACAAATCAGATAATATCTTAGAATACAAGCAAAATTTAAATCAATACGCAAAAGAAAAGACTATAAAAACCCAATACGGTGACGTAGAGGTATTTTTAGACTTATATGGAGATAACGATAAGCTAGGCATAGGTAATTTTAGCTCAAATGCTTTACTTTTTAACTTTGACAGTAACGCAGACGGAATATTAAATTCAAGCGATAAGCTGTTTAGTAAGCTTAAGGTAAGAGGATATGATAAAGATGGAAATGAAAAGATAGCAAATTTAAGCGATGTTACTAAAGGTATAGATTTAGCTCAGTTTATTAAAAAAGAGATAAATACCGACATAACAAGATCATGGGTAGATGATATAAATGCTTCTTTAAGAAAATTAGGCAGAAACGAAGTTGATACTTCAAAAATAGATAATCGTATGTTTTATTATCAAGATAACCCCTACACCGTATTTGCACCGGAGAGTAGATACAAAAAGGCGGAAGCCGATAGTATTAAGAACTTTTTTGATGCATACGCAAATAAAGACGGATGGGTAGATCTAAGAAACAATAACATATTTAACAAAGATAGCGGATTTAATAACTTTGCTTATGAAAAGGTAGGATTTGACGGAAAGCTAAAGCTTAGCGAGTTTAATCCTATAATAGAATCAGACACTCCTAAAGATAAAGACTTCTCATACACAGGATATCAAAGAAGTAGCTTTATGAAGTTTTATAACGATTACAATAAAGAGCTTGACGCTCACACTAAAGATATAGAGTGGCTAAGTAAGAATTTAAAAGATTACAATGTAGAAAACTCAGATGAGCTAATATCTAAACTAAAAGATAGTAAATCATCTTATATGCTTGCTATGGAAAATGAGTTTAAGAAAGCTACGGGATTAGAATTTAGCATATCAAATTTAGAAAAGGTAAAAAGAGCCTTTGAATCAGATAGTAATAAAGCCGCACTATCATTAAACGATAGCGATAGCGTAATAGCTATGAGAATGAATAGTAACGGAACCATAACCTTAAAATTTGATAGCGGTAGAGAGATAGACGTAAGAGATCTATATACCGATACGGGCAGATTAAATACTTCAGGAGATAAAAGAGCAAGCATAAACCTTGAAGCTAAGAATATGAGTAAGGAAGAGTTAAACAGCCTTGACTTTGAAACCATAGCTATTAAACAAGATGATAAATTTGTAAGTCTAAAAGAGCTTGGAGCGACAGCGATAAGTAAGATAATGAAAAACAATGAATTAAGGTTTTTAATACATCTAGCTGATAACAACATAATAAGCTCAAATGAGCTATACAATATCTCATATCTTAACCATACTCTAAATAGCAATGATAAACAGATACAAGAAAAGGATAGATTTTATAAGAGAGTGGATGTGAGGGTGTGA
- a CDS encoding DUF6471 domain-containing protein gives MDYFQEAKNIIKSEIARKNMDYQTLALLLKEKGVEDNRMNIANKISRGKFSFAFALQILDALGVKNLRIRD, from the coding sequence ATGGATTATTTTCAAGAAGCAAAAAATATAATAAAATCTGAAATAGCAAGAAAGAATATGGATTATCAAACATTAGCTCTTTTATTAAAAGAAAAAGGCGTAGAGGATAATAGAATGAATATAGCAAATAAGATAAGCAGGGGTAAATTTAGCTTTGCATTTGCTTTGCAGATATTAGATGCTTTAGGAGTTAAGAATTTAAGAATAAGGGATTAA
- a CDS encoding IS1595 family transposase, translating to MQHFLLSSKARTVSVKKIASMNEKDCYEYFKSIRWSDNKGNPICPSCGSVNSHYFIEGRMQYRCKDCFHTFSVTSGTIFHSHKLDFKTILLAIVIFTNATKGISSLQLSRDLDVQYKTAWVLSHKIRESLMEHKPNEKFQGICEMDGVYVGNYIRPANNINDRIDRRKAFKPNKRVIVSLRERNLKGKGASKTKTFVLKSENNIDINKIAKNHILANSQIHTDESSAYDDLLAHYDLKRVNHQIEYSGVNGENNNQSESFNSRFRRMQYGQLYRIGVLYLSNYANEIAYREDTRRLDNRSIVDDILSRCLANNSISNEFCGYWQGNKRVAERLGA from the coding sequence ATGCAACACTTCCTCCTCTCATCTAAAGCTAGAACGGTATCGGTTAAAAAGATAGCTTCTATGAATGAGAAGGATTGCTATGAGTATTTTAAATCGATAAGATGGAGCGATAATAAAGGTAATCCTATTTGTCCAAGTTGTGGAAGTGTAAATAGTCATTATTTTATAGAAGGCAGAATGCAGTATCGTTGTAAGGATTGCTTTCATACTTTTAGCGTTACTAGCGGAACTATATTTCACTCTCATAAGTTAGACTTTAAAACAATACTACTAGCTATAGTGATATTTACTAATGCCACTAAAGGTATTTCATCACTTCAACTTAGTAGAGATTTAGATGTTCAGTATAAGACCGCTTGGGTTTTATCTCATAAGATTAGAGAAAGCCTTATGGAACATAAACCTAATGAGAAATTTCAAGGAATTTGTGAAATGGATGGAGTCTATGTCGGAAACTATATAAGACCTGCTAATAATATAAATGATAGAATAGATAGACGTAAAGCTTTTAAACCTAACAAGAGGGTTATTGTCTCACTTCGAGAAAGAAACCTTAAGGGTAAAGGCGCAAGTAAAACAAAGACTTTTGTTCTTAAAAGCGAGAACAATATTGATATAAATAAAATAGCTAAAAATCATATTCTAGCAAATTCCCAAATTCATACAGATGAAAGTTCGGCTTATGATGATTTATTAGCCCATTACGATTTAAAAAGAGTAAATCATCAAATAGAGTATAGCGGAGTAAATGGAGAGAATAATAATCAATCGGAAAGCTTTAACTCAAGATTTAGACGTATGCAGTATGGACAGCTTTATAGAATAGGCGTTCTTTATCTTTCAAACTATGCTAATGAGATAGCATATAGAGAAGATACCAGAAGGCTAGATAATAGATCCATAGTGGATGATATTTTATCAAGATGCTTGGCTAATAATAGCATATCTAATGAATTCTGTGGATATTGGCAGGGTAATAAGAGAGTAGCTGAAAGACTTGGAGCTTAA